One Candidatus Brocadiia bacterium DNA segment encodes these proteins:
- a CDS encoding prepilin-type N-terminal cleavage/methylation domain-containing protein encodes MDLLHNTSAGIKPDLGRTEAGFTLLELIVTSVLAAMVMMSVYSVFNSGITVWNATYEASNTDNIYLNIERINRELSGMLNFAPIGFTCDNRRMTFPAMVNAPTEDKNTTASDQIPAEPAKTFGRPGWISYWFNADKGELSRNQGVYGKRLTDDKYQVLLTELKDVSFSFVKTETAGSSEQGFLPQTVKIEIQTKDKTFTRTIYIPLSKAAKNEQR; translated from the coding sequence ATGGACTTATTACACAATACCTCGGCAGGAATAAAACCCGATCTCGGCCGGACCGAAGCCGGGTTCACGCTCCTGGAGCTTATCGTCACCTCTGTGCTGGCCGCCATGGTGATGATGTCGGTCTATTCGGTTTTTAATTCCGGCATTACGGTCTGGAACGCCACTTACGAGGCGAGCAATACGGACAACATTTATCTCAACATCGAACGGATTAACCGCGAGCTGTCCGGCATGCTCAATTTCGCGCCGATTGGTTTTACCTGCGATAACCGCCGAATGACCTTCCCGGCCATGGTCAATGCCCCGACTGAGGATAAAAACACCACCGCATCAGACCAAATACCGGCCGAACCCGCGAAGACATTCGGCCGCCCGGGCTGGATAAGCTATTGGTTCAACGCCGACAAAGGCGAGTTATCACGAAACCAAGGTGTTTACGGGAAGCGCCTGACCGATGATAAGTACCAGGTGCTGCTCACCGAACTCAAGGATGTCAGTTTCTCTTTCGTAAAAACCGAAACCGCCGGCTCCTCGGAGCAGGGTTTCCTGCCTCAGACGGTCAAGATAGAAATCCAAACCAAGGACAAAACTTTTACCAGAACCATATACATACCGCTGTCCAAAGCGGCCAAGAACGAGCAAAGATGA
- the gspG gene encoding type II secretion system major pseudopilin GspG, whose product MKNEKGFTLIELLLVAVIIAILASVVVGNFVGQEKKVYDARVKADFATISTALDLYSLDNGMFPSTEQGLKALIEKPSSTPVPSNWTKRYLVNDPDDPWKKEYKYRYPGEHNKDRFDIWSTGPDGKDGTEDDVGNWKTTQ is encoded by the coding sequence ATGAAGAATGAAAAAGGATTCACGCTGATTGAATTATTGCTGGTGGCTGTCATCATCGCCATCCTGGCATCAGTGGTGGTCGGTAATTTCGTCGGCCAGGAGAAGAAAGTCTATGACGCCAGGGTCAAGGCTGATTTCGCCACGATATCAACGGCCTTGGACCTGTATTCTCTGGATAACGGCATGTTCCCGTCCACCGAACAGGGGCTGAAAGCACTGATTGAAAAGCCGTCTTCCACGCCGGTGCCGTCAAACTGGACCAAGCGCTATCTGGTTAACGACCCGGACGACCCCTGGAAAAAAGAATATAAATACCGTTACCCGGGCGAACATAATAAGGACCGTTTTGATATCTGGTCCACCGGCCCGGACGGCAAAGACGGCACCGAGGACGACGTCGGTAACTGGAAAACAACACAGTAG
- a CDS encoding aromatic amino acid ammonia-lyase has translation MANPLIITGQNLKIENVVEVARHKRPVELDPEAVKRIKACRVMLDKKIAAGEIMYGITTGIGEFSEKVLNAEEVGQFQKYLVYNHAAGIGEPAPEEFVRAAILGRINVHAHGNSGNRLEITQTFVDLLNKGVTPYVCQKGSVGACGDLAPMSQIALLLLGEGEAYYKGKLMPGKEAMDAAGIPIPGLKARDGLAAINGSNFLTGMSAIFLYDANRLMKQAEIACAMTLEALKANMKPYTPLLHEVRGFKGAVRSAAAILKCVQGGDLQLGKMKCKVQDAYSMRSTPQVIGAAHDALAYARSQVEIELNGVGDNPIFFAEKNLQLSGANFQGSPVAVPMDMAGACVTMVSVLSERRLNRLTNPALSVGLPPFLATNPGLFSGLMLSQYTADSLIVEQRILSMPACIQSIPAAADQEDFVSMGMNTAIKNKQILKNAYGVVGIEFIAATQALDLRKGEYQFGKGTQTAREVVRRHVKFLDEDRPLYPDNTKMMEVVESCEILEAVEKTVGNLE, from the coding sequence ATGGCGAACCCTTTAATCATTACCGGACAGAACCTTAAGATAGAAAACGTGGTCGAAGTAGCCCGGCACAAACGCCCGGTCGAGCTCGACCCCGAGGCCGTCAAGCGCATCAAGGCCTGCCGGGTTATGCTGGATAAGAAAATAGCGGCCGGCGAAATTATGTACGGCATCACTACCGGCATCGGCGAGTTCTCGGAGAAGGTCCTTAATGCCGAAGAGGTGGGACAATTCCAAAAATACCTGGTTTATAACCACGCGGCCGGCATCGGCGAACCGGCTCCGGAGGAATTCGTCCGGGCCGCCATCCTGGGCCGCATCAACGTCCACGCCCACGGCAATTCGGGCAACCGCCTGGAAATCACCCAGACCTTCGTCGACCTGCTCAACAAGGGCGTCACGCCCTATGTCTGCCAAAAAGGTTCGGTCGGCGCCTGCGGCGACCTGGCCCCGATGTCGCAGATAGCCCTTCTGCTCTTGGGCGAAGGCGAAGCCTATTACAAAGGCAAGCTGATGCCAGGTAAAGAGGCGATGGACGCGGCCGGGATTCCCATCCCCGGGCTCAAAGCGCGCGACGGTCTGGCCGCCATCAACGGCTCTAACTTCCTGACCGGCATGAGCGCCATCTTCCTTTACGACGCCAACCGGCTGATGAAACAGGCCGAAATCGCCTGCGCCATGACGCTTGAGGCGCTCAAGGCCAATATGAAACCTTATACGCCCCTGCTGCACGAAGTCAGGGGATTCAAAGGCGCGGTCCGCTCGGCGGCCGCCATCCTTAAGTGCGTCCAGGGCGGCGACCTGCAGTTGGGCAAGATGAAGTGCAAGGTCCAGGACGCCTATTCGATGCGCTCCACGCCGCAGGTCATCGGCGCGGCGCACGACGCACTGGCCTACGCCCGTTCCCAGGTCGAGATAGAGCTCAACGGCGTGGGCGACAACCCCATCTTCTTCGCCGAGAAGAACCTCCAGCTTTCCGGCGCCAATTTCCAGGGCTCGCCGGTGGCCGTGCCGATGGATATGGCCGGCGCCTGCGTCACCATGGTGTCGGTGCTTTCGGAACGCCGCCTCAACCGGCTGACCAACCCGGCGCTGAGCGTCGGATTACCGCCGTTCCTGGCCACAAACCCGGGGCTGTTCTCTGGCCTGATGCTTTCCCAGTACACAGCCGATTCGCTTATCGTCGAACAAAGAATTCTGTCCATGCCGGCCTGCATACAATCCATACCGGCCGCCGCCGACCAGGAGGATTTCGTATCCATGGGCATGAACACTGCCATCAAGAATAAGCAGATTCTCAAGAACGCCTACGGCGTGGTCGGCATAGAATTCATAGCCGCGACACAAGCGCTCGATTTGAGGAAGGGCGAATACCAGTTCGGCAAAGGCACCCAGACGGCCAGAGAGGTCGTCCGCCGCCACGTAAAATTCCTCGACGAGGACCGGCCGCTTTACCCGGACAACACCAAGATGATGGAAGTGGTCGAATCCTGCGAGATTCTTGAAGCGGTAGAAAAAACCGTCGGCAATCTGGAATAA
- the pilM gene encoding pilus assembly protein PilM, with protein sequence MSLLFKNQTTLAIEINAEVIKIAHLQAGNNPELLGFASNDIRAASDDQIVEFIRNFTTLNKIKTPNVISVIPGRFTITKNIELPSTDPVEIKQIIQLQASRHSPYSRDEIIIDYLPIGVFKGGYTRVLLVIVNRDHIKKNLDIIERSGLRVKKVVFPPKPCPNGIPSSQTTRSGCFI encoded by the coding sequence ATGAGCCTATTATTTAAAAATCAGACGACACTGGCCATAGAAATCAACGCCGAGGTGATAAAAATAGCCCACCTTCAGGCCGGCAATAATCCGGAACTGCTGGGTTTCGCCAGCAACGATATCCGGGCGGCCAGCGACGACCAGATTGTCGAATTCATCCGCAATTTCACCACTCTTAACAAAATCAAGACGCCCAACGTAATCAGCGTCATCCCGGGACGGTTCACCATCACCAAGAACATCGAACTGCCCTCAACCGACCCGGTCGAGATAAAACAGATTATCCAACTCCAGGCCAGCCGGCACAGCCCGTATTCACGCGATGAAATCATCATCGACTACCTGCCGATCGGGGTATTCAAGGGCGGATATACCAGGGTACTGCTGGTCATCGTCAACCGCGACCACATCAAGAAAAATCTGGATATCATCGAGCGGTCCGGGTTGAGGGTCAAGAAAGTGGTCTTTCCACCGAAACCATGTCCCAATGGTATACCCAGCAGTCAGACAACCCGGTCGGGGTGCTTCATATAG
- a CDS encoding Bro-N domain-containing protein: MNNELTPATKIAIFRGRKIRKALHKNEWWFAIEDVVLALTDSTNPKDYINKMRLRDEELNKGYGQFVHTLQISTAGGPQKMNCANTEGIFRIIQSIPSPKAEPFKRWLAKVGYERIKEIEDPEIATKRTRALYKAKGYPDDWIEKRMRGIAIREELTDEWQKRGAQEEKDYEILTSEISKATFGVTPSQYKELKGLQRQNLRDHMDDFELIFTMLGERATTEIHRTDDSRGVPKLKSDAKTGGAIAGNARKQLEKRLGRSIVAKTNYLKQTKELKKLPK; the protein is encoded by the coding sequence ATGAATAATGAACTTACCCCCGCAACGAAAATAGCTATTTTCCGCGGACGAAAAATCCGCAAGGCATTGCATAAAAACGAATGGTGGTTTGCCATAGAAGATGTAGTTTTAGCGCTGACTGATTCAACTAACCCGAAAGATTATATCAATAAAATGCGCTTAAGAGATGAGGAATTAAATAAAGGGTATGGACAATTTGTCCATACCCTTCAGATTAGCACGGCCGGTGGCCCACAAAAGATGAACTGCGCCAATACCGAAGGCATTTTCCGCATCATCCAGTCCATTCCCTCGCCCAAGGCCGAACCGTTCAAGCGCTGGCTGGCTAAGGTCGGTTACGAGCGGATAAAGGAAATAGAAGACCCGGAAATCGCCACCAAACGCACCCGGGCATTGTATAAGGCCAAGGGTTACCCGGACGACTGGATAGAAAAACGGATGCGCGGCATCGCTATCCGCGAGGAACTTACCGATGAATGGCAAAAACGCGGCGCGCAAGAGGAAAAAGATTATGAAATCCTGACCTCGGAGATATCAAAAGCCACCTTCGGCGTCACGCCCAGCCAATATAAGGAACTAAAAGGACTGCAACGGCAGAACCTCAGGGACCATATGGATGATTTCGAGTTGATATTCACCATGTTAGGCGAGCGCGCCACCACAGAAATTCACCGCACAGACGATTCCCGAGGCGTGCCGAAGCTGAAATCGGATGCCAAAACCGGCGGCGCGATAGCCGGCAATGCTAGAAAACAATTAGAAAAACGGCTGGGTAGGTCTATCGTTGCCAAAACTAATTATCTCAAACAAACGAAAGAACTGAAAAAACTTCCTAAATGA
- a CDS encoding prepilin-type N-terminal cleavage/methylation domain-containing protein, giving the protein MNKYSEPKSGFRKPAKGFTLIELMVSVIIISISVISIYQAFIGCMDGKVAAENYNRCTVLALEQIQKFEEESTGSGGTEQLSENNRLFEWTIERKDLTGNAYDAYPSLKAIILNMKWQGPGEHRKGQMTWTYYTIPRQE; this is encoded by the coding sequence ATGAACAAATATTCCGAACCAAAATCAGGCTTCCGTAAACCGGCCAAGGGGTTCACCCTCATCGAGTTAATGGTTTCCGTCATTATCATTTCCATCAGCGTCATCAGCATCTACCAGGCATTCATCGGCTGTATGGACGGCAAGGTGGCGGCGGAGAATTATAACCGCTGCACCGTCCTGGCGCTGGAGCAAATCCAGAAGTTCGAGGAGGAATCAACCGGTTCGGGCGGAACCGAGCAATTGTCGGAAAATAACCGGCTGTTCGAATGGACCATCGAAAGAAAAGACCTGACCGGAAACGCCTATGACGCTTACCCGTCACTGAAAGCCATAATCCTGAATATGAAATGGCAGGGGCCGGGAGAGCACCGCAAGGGACAGATGACATGGACTTATTACACAATACCTCGGCAGGAATAA
- a CDS encoding general secretion pathway protein GspK: MNIIGCERSAPPRRSGQGSILVFTVWVIFILTIFAMTLAGIVSDRIFFAQGYRERAQAYIAACSGINQAIAEIKKDTQANNYDTLNELWCSNAELFNNQPIGSAFFSISFNWTDGGISYGMHDEESSININTASQKVLETLFKNRYDLLTPSEAESIANAIIDWRDEDSNERQGGAENNYYQSLSNPYPCKNKPFDFIEELLLVKGITDDIYDKVRDIITVYGDGRVNINTASGAVFMALGLSDELANKVIRYRNGPDETRQTEDDRSFVEMSSIVSVINQAIPLTSDESQALNNLVATNAIITKSNHFRIQIKGFTGAADDPKNSRTITCIIKRNGKILYWNE; this comes from the coding sequence ATGAATATTATAGGTTGTGAACGCAGTGCGCCACCCCGCCGCAGCGGGCAAGGAAGCATCCTGGTTTTTACGGTCTGGGTGATATTTATCCTGACCATATTCGCCATGACCCTGGCCGGCATCGTTTCGGACCGGATATTCTTCGCCCAGGGCTACCGGGAACGGGCCCAGGCGTACATCGCCGCCTGCTCGGGCATCAACCAGGCCATAGCCGAAATCAAGAAAGACACCCAGGCCAATAATTACGACACCCTTAACGAACTCTGGTGCAGCAACGCCGAATTATTCAATAATCAGCCTATAGGCAGCGCCTTTTTCAGCATTTCTTTCAATTGGACGGACGGCGGCATATCATACGGTATGCACGACGAGGAAAGCAGCATCAATATCAACACCGCGTCGCAGAAGGTGCTGGAAACGCTGTTTAAGAACCGGTACGACCTGCTGACCCCGTCCGAGGCCGAGTCCATCGCCAACGCCATAATCGACTGGCGTGACGAGGACAGCAACGAGCGCCAGGGCGGCGCAGAGAATAATTATTACCAGTCATTATCCAACCCCTACCCCTGCAAGAACAAACCCTTTGATTTTATAGAGGAACTCCTACTGGTTAAGGGTATTACCGACGATATCTACGATAAAGTCAGGGATATCATTACCGTATACGGAGACGGCCGGGTCAACATAAATACGGCTTCCGGCGCTGTATTTATGGCCCTGGGCCTGAGCGATGAGCTGGCCAATAAGGTTATCCGTTACCGCAACGGGCCGGATGAAACCAGGCAGACCGAGGACGACCGGTCTTTTGTGGAGATGTCATCCATCGTCAGCGTCATCAACCAGGCCATCCCGCTGACCAGCGACGAATCGCAGGCGCTCAATAACCTGGTGGCCACCAACGCCATCATCACCAAATCAAACCATTTTCGGATACAAATAAAGGGATTCACCGGCGCGGCCGATGACCCTAAAAATAGCCGGACTATTACTTGCATTATAAAGCGAAATGGTAAGATTTTATACTGGAACGAGTAG
- a CDS encoding alpha/beta hydrolase produces MIKERLRLFMADMLTRKRLIFIAIYIAVLSAVVYARGLALAGLISGRYRFSSFLFDVIALGLILILLHIFSYGVRRAVAGIIKPKTRARKLVTGLLHFGIVVFIAGPFLFAAIQLHPQKVSPKGTPADAGLKNYTDVSFYSDGIRLSGWFIPAGQSKKPVILVTHGLGVNKENFLKPVAMVHQLGYNALICDFRAHGDSGGYLTTFGIKESRDIKAAYDWITRTCPGVPVYALSYSMGGSAVIRAAAEYGIFNRIVIDASFGQLETVARAKVLKNFGPLATPVWYLSRFWGWVWTGVDIADNQPEKLMPRLDGRRVMIIHGTADSFIPYTESIRLYEATNRKAQLWLVDGADHVQSMDQPEYKTRLKSFYGD; encoded by the coding sequence GTGATAAAAGAGCGTCTCCGGTTGTTTATGGCCGATATGCTGACCCGCAAGCGGCTGATATTTATTGCAATTTATATCGCGGTATTGTCCGCGGTTGTTTACGCCCGGGGGCTAGCCCTGGCCGGGCTTATTTCCGGGCGCTACAGATTCAGCTCGTTCCTGTTCGATGTCATTGCCTTAGGCTTGATTCTTATTCTGCTTCATATTTTTAGCTATGGGGTCAGGCGGGCCGTAGCCGGAATAATCAAACCCAAAACCAGGGCGCGGAAACTGGTGACCGGACTTCTTCATTTCGGAATTGTTGTCTTTATCGCCGGCCCGTTCTTATTCGCGGCCATCCAGTTACACCCGCAAAAAGTCTCGCCCAAAGGCACGCCGGCCGATGCCGGACTCAAAAACTATACCGACGTATCATTCTATTCTGACGGCATCCGCCTTTCCGGCTGGTTTATCCCGGCCGGACAGTCCAAGAAACCCGTGATACTGGTTACGCACGGGCTGGGCGTAAATAAGGAAAACTTCCTGAAACCGGTAGCCATGGTCCACCAGCTGGGTTACAACGCCCTCATATGTGACTTCCGCGCCCACGGCGACAGCGGTGGTTATCTGACCACCTTCGGCATAAAGGAATCACGAGATATCAAGGCCGCTTATGATTGGATAACCCGGACCTGTCCCGGTGTTCCGGTTTACGCGCTGTCGTACTCTATGGGCGGGTCGGCCGTTATCCGGGCCGCGGCTGAATACGGTATTTTTAACCGGATTGTCATAGATGCCTCGTTCGGCCAACTGGAAACCGTCGCCCGGGCCAAGGTGCTCAAGAACTTTGGGCCGCTGGCTACGCCGGTCTGGTATCTGAGTCGGTTCTGGGGATGGGTCTGGACCGGGGTGGATATCGCCGATAACCAGCCCGAAAAACTAATGCCCCGGCTGGACGGCCGCCGTGTGATGATTATCCATGGTACCGCCGACAGTTTCATCCCTTATACCGAGTCAATCCGGCTTTATGAAGCCACAAACCGCAAAGCCCAACTATGGCTGGTGGATGGCGCTGACCATGTCCAGAGTATGGACCAGCCTGAATACAAAACACGCCTGAAGAGTTTTTACGGTGATTGA
- a CDS encoding PilN domain-containing protein yields MSQWYTQQSDNPVGVLHIDSGNMDFSVVHNGKPIFLRIITLGANQLIYDHDKYIQKCQEEIRHSLEAYQTENMGSVSQLIVTGATEKADFGNIVRDATGILPKLEPWSGLVPIAKEAEEQKAAAAPDVSFHAVIISGLKYNKTRIDLTPEELKLQQSVAEKSRDVIKLGTLVIVILVLITIIFGQKIWLKTSFTTKLKSYYDQHHSKAVELSQKHKKTLAVDNYLRQQKMPLESLAELQKLTPDTIYFETTTYEYGRDKRRMIIRGVANTSNDVTFLREQMEKSSYFNKVEIKSMAIQAVKEGTVIKEVINFEIACGFKDSKTEPAK; encoded by the coding sequence ATGTCCCAATGGTATACCCAGCAGTCAGACAACCCGGTCGGGGTGCTTCATATAGATTCGGGCAACATGGATTTCAGCGTCGTCCATAACGGCAAGCCGATATTCTTGAGAATCATCACGCTGGGCGCCAACCAGCTCATCTACGACCACGATAAATATATACAAAAATGCCAGGAGGAAATCCGCCATTCGCTGGAGGCATACCAAACCGAGAACATGGGTAGTGTCAGTCAGCTGATAGTCACCGGCGCGACCGAAAAGGCAGATTTCGGGAATATCGTCCGCGATGCCACCGGCATTCTGCCCAAACTGGAACCATGGTCCGGACTGGTTCCGATTGCCAAAGAGGCCGAAGAGCAAAAAGCGGCCGCTGCTCCGGACGTATCTTTCCACGCCGTTATAATCTCAGGGCTCAAATATAATAAAACCAGGATAGACCTGACGCCGGAGGAATTAAAGCTCCAGCAATCCGTAGCCGAGAAAAGCCGCGACGTCATCAAGCTGGGCACCTTGGTTATCGTTATCCTAGTCCTAATAACCATCATCTTCGGCCAGAAAATATGGCTGAAGACCTCGTTTACCACCAAGCTCAAGTCATACTATGACCAGCACCACTCCAAGGCCGTGGAACTGAGCCAGAAACACAAGAAAACGCTAGCGGTGGACAACTACCTGCGCCAGCAGAAAATGCCCCTGGAATCGCTGGCCGAACTGCAAAAACTCACCCCGGATACGATATATTTCGAAACAACCACCTACGAATACGGACGGGACAAGCGCCGGATGATTATCCGGGGTGTGGCCAACACCAGTAACGACGTAACTTTTCTAAGGGAACAGATGGAAAAATCATCTTATTTCAATAAGGTTGAAATAAAATCAATGGCAATCCAGGCAGTCAAAGAAGGAACGGTTATAAAAGAAGTTATCAATTTTGAAATCGCCTGCGGATTTAAAGATTCCAAAACAGAACCGGCAAAATAA
- the pilO gene encoding type 4a pilus biogenesis protein PilO gives MKFLSKMSSRERTLFYVTLITVGFFLIMRFIISPMRDKLSTLNSQIEQSKQEIDNDKTVLSREKAINDKYEKYKEYFREPKSDADMLGDLIKTVTELANNWSLVIVSNKPAIEEKDNKGVKTKYYVVSMETEGKMNQLVNFLYELNTKKRIIYIEKIELSPKVKRSDTLRASITIYETFIQ, from the coding sequence ATGAAGTTTCTATCCAAAATGTCCAGCCGGGAACGGACGCTATTTTACGTGACATTGATCACAGTGGGATTTTTCCTGATAATGCGCTTCATTATTTCGCCCATGCGCGATAAACTGAGCACCTTAAACAGCCAGATAGAACAATCCAAACAGGAAATCGATAATGACAAAACTGTCCTCAGCCGTGAAAAGGCCATTAACGATAAATACGAGAAATACAAGGAGTATTTCCGTGAACCTAAATCCGACGCCGATATGCTGGGCGACCTGATCAAAACAGTAACCGAACTGGCCAATAACTGGAGCCTAGTCATTGTCAGCAATAAACCGGCCATCGAGGAGAAAGACAACAAGGGCGTCAAGACTAAATACTACGTGGTCAGTATGGAAACCGAAGGCAAAATGAACCAACTGGTTAATTTCCTTTACGAACTCAACACCAAGAAGCGAATAATCTACATCGAGAAAATAGAGCTCAGCCCAAAAGTCAAAAGATCGGACACCCTCCGGGCGTCAATTACCATATACGAAACTTTTATACAATAG